A single genomic interval of Lathyrus oleraceus cultivar Zhongwan6 chromosome 7, CAAS_Psat_ZW6_1.0, whole genome shotgun sequence harbors:
- the LOC127102583 gene encoding uncharacterized protein LOC127102583 yields MELTAHGCTMGLSAYRATVILLFFFLSHFSFTTAIRKDIGFKFTPFCKTTVQGRYLLSDNNGYVCNALSIDSKSRCCPQTGKKFSCHGCNLLSQCCNSYEYCVSCCLNPALTRREQVLKMKIAKPATANKFRYLMFQVHENAYLSDLHHCFSLPSNSSGSNSTLTEARLNGINVVVGRQGESCNSVCKSRGQSCVPNKLVVLNHCDIIQKYMNCKGSCLASVGPDQPAEVVYDAPKLLYSGRAYLGHT; encoded by the exons ATGGAACTCACGGCACATGGTTGTACGATGGGACTCTCCGCATATAGAGCCACCGTAATATTactcttcttcttcctctctcaCTTTTCATTCACCACCGCTATCAGAAAGGATATCGGCTTCAAATTTACTCCTTTCTGCAAAACCACCGTTCAAGGCAGATACCTTCTCTCCGACAACAATG GTTATGTATGCAATGCTCTTTCAATTGATTCAAAATCTCGCTGTTGTCCTCAAACCGGGAAGAAATTCTCTTGTCA TGGATGCAATCTTCTTTCACAGTGTTGCAATTCTTATGAATATTGTGTTTCTTGCTGTCTCAATCCCGCACTG ACACGTAGGGAACAagtgttgaagatgaagattgctAAACCGGCTACTGCAA ATAAGTTCAG GTATTTAATGTTTCAGGTTCATGAAAATGCTTATCTTAGTGACCTCCATCACTGCTTTTCTCTGCCATCAAactcttctg GGTCAAATAGTACTCTCACAGAAGCAAGGCTGAATGGCATCAATGTTGTTGTTGGGAG GCAAGGTGAATCATGTAATTCAGTTTGCAAATCAAGAGGACAATCATGTGTCCCAAATAAACTTGTGGTGCTTAATCATTGTGACAT TATACAGAAATACATGAACTGCAAAGGATCTTGCTTGGCAAGTGTTGGGCCAGATCAACCTGCTGAAGTCGTTTATGATGCCCCCAAGCTTCTG TACTCTGGTCGGGCATACTTagggcatacttag